In Coffea eugenioides isolate CCC68of chromosome 4, Ceug_1.0, whole genome shotgun sequence, the genomic stretch ACAACCATCAGAGGTGATATCCTGTGCATTGTGATACCAAAAACTTCTTTCATGTCCAGGTCTTTTGCTTCAACTCCTGGAGGAAGCTCCCAGTCAAAGCTGTGCAGAAGTTGAGCTAAAGCAAGCTCAACAGTTGGTGTACTAAATGTAATAGCAGGACAGCTTCGTCTACCAGCACCAAAAGGTATGAGCTCAAAATCTTGGCCCTTGTAATCAATGTGGCAATTCATGAACCTCTCTGGTTCAAATTTATATGGATTTTCCCATGATTCAGGGTCCCTTCCGATAGCCCAAGCATTGATGAAGAACCTTGTTTTAGCAGGAATATTGTAGCCATCAATTGTCACATCTTCCATTGATTCTCTTGGGACTAACACTGGAGCCGGAGGATGTAGTCGAAATGTTTCCTTCACAACAGCTTTCATGTAGTGTAACTGAGGCAGGTCATTCTCAGATATCGATCTTTTTTCACCCACAATACTTCTCACCTCAGCCTGTGCTCTTCGCAATACGTTGGGATTCACCATGAGTTCTGTCATTGCCCATTCCAAGGTGATGAAATTTGTATCAGTACCTGCTGCAAACATGTCCTGCAACAAATGTAAGAAAAGCAATCAGAGAAATCCCTTTTGCAAAAACTGAAGCTGGAAAAATGACAGTTTCAGCATCAGACTCATTGAACCAAGAAAGATTGAGTTGAAAGACAAATAATTAATAAGAAGTTTGCTCCAACCAGTGTAATTGCTTTGATATTATCCGTGGTGAGAGGAGTTTCAAGATCCTGCTTTCGCTGCATTTCAAGTAAAACATCCACGAGGTCCTTGCGGTCTTTCTTGTTCTCAAGATTTCGATGTTCCTCTAGAATCTCATCGAAAAACTGGTCAAAGCGTCTGAAAGTGTCAATGAGTCTGGATTCCATCCCAGTCAATTTGTGCATAAATTCCATGGAAGGGAAGAAATCTCCAATGGTGAATCCTCCAAGAAGAATTTGATAATCTTCAAGCAGCTTTTGGAAGTTATGCCTAACATTATCCCCTCCTTGTGAGAAGTCCTTCCCAAATGCAACGCGACAGAGGAGATTATTTGCATACAGGTTAAGCATATGGGTTAAGTTTGTAGTACC encodes the following:
- the LOC113768096 gene encoding cytochrome P450 71A1-like, whose amino-acid sequence is MAPPLLIFSSLFLALLLKLLLKHKDNRNEKLPPCPPKLPIIGNLHLLGNMPQESLHNLAKKYGPIMFLQLGQVPTVVISSARLAKEAMKNYDLALASRPQIFSAKHLFYNCTDIVFSPYGAYWRNIRKICILELLSAKRVQSFSFIREEEVAHLVQRITESCPGTTNLTHMLNLYANNLLCRVAFGKDFSQGGDNVRHNFQKLLEDYQILLGGFTIGDFFPSMEFMHKLTGMESRLIDTFRRFDQFFDEILEEHRNLENKKDRKDLVDVLLEMQRKQDLETPLTTDNIKAITLDMFAAGTDTNFITLEWAMTELMVNPNVLRRAQAEVRSIVGEKRSISENDLPQLHYMKAVVKETFRLHPPAPVLVPRESMEDVTIDGYNIPAKTRFFINAWAIGRDPESWENPYKFEPERFMNCHIDYKGQDFELIPFGAGRRSCPAITFSTPTVELALAQLLHSFDWELPPGVEAKDLDMKEVFGITMHRISPLMVVAKPHFS